A stretch of the Lactuca sativa cultivar Salinas chromosome 9, Lsat_Salinas_v11, whole genome shotgun sequence genome encodes the following:
- the LOC111888172 gene encoding uncharacterized protein LOC111888172, with amino-acid sequence MSARAPTTLQITNGHQGRTDAPVLKSKDFQLTAEEARAAPDVVTGSFLVSGISAFVLFDSGASRSFVSLALRKRFVGAPRELDCPLDVEIADDRYVRVVRVHRGCTLHLSSEQYPADLVLIPLRGNKVIVGMDWLNPNGVVIDCEQ; translated from the exons ATGTCAGCACGCGCTCCTACAACTCTTCAGATTACTAATGGTCACCAAGGCCGGACAGATGCACCTGTGCTAAAGAGCAAGGATTTTCAACTGACAGCTGAGGAGGCTCGTGCAGCTCCCGACGTGGTGACAG gatcgttcctagTGAGCGGTATTTCTGCATTTGTATTGTTTGATTCAGGGGCTAGCCGGTCCTTTGTGTCGCTTGCACTTAGAAAGAGGTTTGTTGGAGCTCcgagggagctggattgtccgtTAGATGTCGAGATTGCAGATGATCGATATGTTCGGGTTGTAAGGGTTCATCGGGGTTGTACTCTTCATTTATCCAGCGAGCAGTATCCGGCCGATTTGGTTCTCATtcctttgcgtgggaacaaggttattgtgggtatggattggttgaaccCTAATGGGGTAGTGATCGATTGTGAGCAGTAG